From one Amycolatopsis sp. FDAARGOS 1241 genomic stretch:
- a CDS encoding phosphotransferase family protein, with protein MTAQLLQRPLSDWLTGRTGDPGPWELKRLTGGNSNETCLVSGADARFVLRRPPSHALSASAHSVAREHRLLSALAPTPVRAPRPIALCEDPEVPLAPFLVMEHVRDSVSITDTLPYPEAAVTKVADEVVDALAAVHTLDWRAAGLTGFGRPERFLDRQVTRWYRQWEGIARRPLPAMPKIATWLDEHQPEGSPPALLHGDFHLDNCLFATHEPRLTAVIDWEMATIGDPLLDLGLLLALWGERGTAMPAIQAVSRVPGAPGRGHLLARYEDAVGRTIPDIRYYRCLALFKLAAIVEAAWSQFLTGELTTDYAAALEHDVPALLDDALATAGATP; from the coding sequence ATGACGGCGCAGCTGCTGCAACGGCCACTCTCCGACTGGCTCACCGGGCGCACGGGCGACCCCGGGCCGTGGGAGCTCAAGCGGCTGACTGGAGGGAACTCCAACGAGACGTGCCTGGTCTCCGGCGCCGACGCGCGGTTCGTGCTGCGGCGGCCGCCGAGCCACGCGTTGTCGGCGTCGGCGCACAGCGTCGCTCGCGAGCACCGGCTGCTGAGCGCGCTCGCGCCGACGCCGGTGCGGGCGCCTCGGCCCATCGCGTTGTGCGAGGACCCCGAGGTGCCGCTGGCGCCGTTCCTGGTGATGGAGCACGTGCGCGATTCCGTGTCGATCACGGACACGCTGCCGTACCCGGAGGCGGCTGTCACGAAAGTCGCCGACGAGGTCGTCGACGCCCTCGCCGCCGTGCACACGCTCGACTGGCGGGCGGCCGGCCTCACCGGCTTCGGCCGGCCCGAACGGTTCCTCGACCGGCAGGTAACGCGCTGGTACCGCCAGTGGGAGGGTATCGCGCGGCGGCCGCTGCCGGCCATGCCGAAGATCGCCACCTGGCTCGACGAACACCAGCCGGAAGGCAGTCCGCCGGCCTTGTTGCACGGCGACTTCCACCTCGACAACTGCCTGTTCGCCACGCACGAGCCCCGGCTGACCGCCGTGATCGACTGGGAGATGGCGACGATCGGCGACCCATTGCTCGACCTCGGCCTGCTGCTCGCGCTGTGGGGCGAGCGCGGCACGGCGATGCCCGCCATCCAGGCCGTGTCCCGCGTTCCCGGCGCGCCCGGCCGCGGCCACCTGCTCGCGCGTTACGAGGACGCCGTGGGCCGCACGATCCCGGACATCCGCTACTACCGCTGCCTCGCGCTGTTCAAGCTCGCCGCGATCGTCGAAGCGGCGTGGTCGCAGTTTCTGACCGGAGAACTCACCACCGACTACGCCGCCGCGCTGGAGCACGACGTGCCGGCGCTGCTGGACGACGCGCTGGCGACGGCGGGGGCGACGCCGTGA
- a CDS encoding PQQ-binding-like beta-propeller repeat protein translates to MRRTLVIMACLGTAVAVAGCGDGTGGGSASGPIGPVPGAHPPTSAEPAAKTADPPTAFDAGAAVGLPAEALRANVAGNVVSTFVTLRERTGYVITPTAMNAVDVLTGKQKWSVPIKGVPGDPNNQSGPFVNPTGPRPPAVTDKLAVAAVPVVMPEKGTTPAYLALSVVAADAEKGTKAWQADLKVSDDQYADAGNAVTEVVAVTDKAVIARYSRQDEEHVTVALDPASGKTLWQRKDYDAGSLHGDILVGTDYNVAENSSMTQATALGLVTGQQKWVGARESSQLTMVPADPALVVVNRTDYGSGHPFLLFLDPATGAEKAKVEGEGGFGSRAYGECFYDQQSVLVCNEEGVLTAYDAKTAAKLWTLPDEAANRVAPDVTAAWHGALYGKTPGGQPIVLDAKTGKDRSTEDVGAAPVVVSRYAGITADKNGTPQAYPVKN, encoded by the coding sequence ATGCGACGAACACTGGTCATCATGGCGTGCCTGGGGACAGCGGTCGCTGTCGCCGGCTGTGGCGACGGGACTGGCGGCGGCAGCGCCTCGGGGCCGATCGGTCCGGTGCCCGGCGCACATCCACCGACGTCCGCCGAACCCGCGGCCAAGACCGCCGATCCACCCACCGCGTTCGACGCCGGCGCCGCCGTCGGCCTGCCCGCTGAAGCACTGCGCGCCAACGTGGCCGGCAACGTCGTGTCGACGTTCGTCACCTTGCGCGAGCGCACGGGTTACGTCATCACGCCGACCGCGATGAACGCGGTGGACGTGCTGACCGGCAAGCAGAAGTGGAGCGTCCCGATCAAGGGTGTCCCCGGCGACCCGAACAACCAGAGCGGGCCGTTCGTCAACCCCACCGGGCCGCGCCCACCGGCGGTCACCGACAAGCTCGCCGTCGCCGCCGTCCCGGTTGTGATGCCGGAGAAGGGCACCACCCCGGCTTACCTCGCGCTGTCGGTCGTCGCCGCGGACGCCGAGAAGGGCACCAAGGCGTGGCAGGCCGACCTCAAGGTGTCCGACGACCAGTACGCCGACGCCGGCAACGCCGTCACCGAGGTCGTCGCCGTCACCGACAAGGCCGTGATCGCCCGCTACAGCCGCCAGGACGAGGAGCACGTCACGGTCGCGCTCGATCCCGCCAGCGGCAAAACCCTGTGGCAGCGCAAGGACTACGACGCCGGCAGCCTCCACGGCGACATCCTCGTCGGCACCGACTACAACGTGGCCGAGAACTCCTCGATGACCCAGGCCACCGCTCTCGGCTTGGTTACCGGGCAGCAGAAGTGGGTCGGTGCGCGCGAGTCCTCCCAGCTCACCATGGTGCCCGCCGATCCGGCGCTGGTCGTGGTCAATCGCACCGACTACGGCTCCGGCCACCCCTTCCTGCTGTTCCTCGACCCCGCCACCGGCGCGGAGAAGGCGAAGGTCGAAGGCGAGGGCGGCTTCGGCTCCCGCGCCTACGGCGAGTGCTTCTACGACCAGCAGTCGGTGCTGGTGTGCAACGAAGAAGGCGTGCTCACCGCCTACGACGCGAAAACCGCCGCGAAACTCTGGACCCTGCCCGACGAGGCCGCCAACCGCGTAGCCCCCGACGTCACCGCCGCCTGGCACGGTGCGCTCTACGGCAAAACCCCAGGGGGACAACCGATCGTGCTGGACGCCAAAACGGGCAAGGACCGGTCCACTGAGGACGTCGGCGCGGCGCCGGTCGTGGTCAGCAGGTATGCCGGCATCACCGCCGACAAGAACGGCACACCGCAGGCGTACCCGGTCAAAAACTGA
- a CDS encoding LLM class flavin-dependent oxidoreductase, whose amino-acid sequence MDVGMLLVFQNWFEDVSDHEVFTRELEMGVQAEKYGFDSVWSAEHHFDDYSMCPDNLQIMAYLAGRTSKIKLGTGAVILPWNDPLRVVEKAVMLDHMSNGRLLLGMGRGLAKMEYEGFRVDMNESRERFDEAAAMIIRGLQNGYVENDGKFYKQPRVTVRPGLAGHSWDGRIFGVAMSPDSIPAVAELGAQMMTFMQYDFAQHLEAIDRWRGLHREKHGTEPGAPLIQDFVYCHEDPEEAKRIAHEHISRYFLSVIKHYDFAGSHWRETKGYEAYQAGADMIREAGMETAASAYVDANVWGTPEEIVEKYAARREQGGELMANAAFCFGGLPLDKAEASMKLFGEKVVPQLHKMSSRAPAAV is encoded by the coding sequence ATGGACGTCGGAATGCTGCTGGTCTTCCAGAACTGGTTCGAAGACGTCAGCGACCACGAGGTCTTCACCCGCGAGCTCGAGATGGGCGTGCAAGCGGAGAAGTACGGCTTCGACTCCGTCTGGTCGGCCGAGCACCACTTCGACGACTACTCGATGTGCCCGGACAACCTGCAGATCATGGCCTACCTCGCGGGGCGCACCTCGAAGATCAAGCTCGGCACGGGCGCGGTCATCCTGCCGTGGAACGACCCGCTGCGCGTGGTCGAGAAGGCCGTCATGCTCGACCACATGTCGAACGGCAGGCTGCTGCTCGGCATGGGCCGCGGCCTGGCGAAGATGGAGTACGAGGGCTTCCGCGTCGACATGAACGAATCGCGCGAGCGCTTCGACGAAGCCGCCGCGATGATCATCCGCGGCCTGCAGAACGGCTACGTCGAGAACGACGGCAAGTTCTACAAGCAGCCGCGCGTGACCGTGCGCCCCGGTCTGGCCGGGCACTCGTGGGACGGGCGGATCTTCGGCGTCGCGATGTCGCCGGACTCGATCCCGGCCGTCGCCGAGCTGGGCGCGCAGATGATGACGTTCATGCAGTACGACTTCGCGCAGCACCTCGAAGCCATCGACCGCTGGCGCGGGCTGCACCGCGAGAAACACGGCACCGAGCCGGGCGCGCCGCTGATCCAGGACTTCGTGTACTGCCACGAAGATCCCGAAGAGGCCAAGCGCATCGCGCACGAGCACATCTCGCGCTACTTCCTCTCGGTGATCAAGCACTACGACTTCGCCGGCTCGCACTGGCGCGAGACCAAGGGTTACGAGGCCTACCAGGCGGGCGCCGACATGATCCGCGAAGCGGGCATGGAAACCGCGGCGAGCGCGTACGTCGACGCGAACGTGTGGGGCACGCCCGAGGAGATCGTTGAGAAGTACGCGGCCCGGCGCGAGCAAGGTGGTGAGCTGATGGCCAACGCCGCGTTCTGCTTCGGCGGCCTGCCGCTCGACAAAGCCGAGGCGAGCATGAAGCTGTTCGGCGAGAAGGTGGTTCCGCAGCTGCACAAGATGTCCTCGCGCGCTCCCGCGGCGGTGTGA
- a CDS encoding long-chain fatty acid--CoA ligase, with translation MNQPLVLTDLLRRAREFFLAKEIVEYGAGAQPHRYTNRDFHDRVVALAGALVRLGVRPGDRVATLAWNHRRHLELYHAVPLAGAVLHTVNLRLEPTEIAYVIGHAGDVVVVADTSLLPKLEAARAERPGLLVVTTDGPAPGTLDYEAIVADGPPLLDPPHVDENALAALCYTSGTTGSPKGVGYSHRSLYLHTFAACLADGHAISERDTVLHVVPMFHANAWGIPFAALMTGAKQVLPGPHPAPAQIAKIIETERVTYTGMVPTVAADLVRHVTTTGADVSSLRALVLGGSPPDDELLRALDELGIPVFQGWGMTEISPMGTFSKPLPAVVDPAERRRSVRKQGRLLPGLQWRLVGDDGRDQPHDGVSRGELLIRGPWVATRYFGGEHPASFPDGWLRTGDIATIDTDGYLEIVDRAKDLIKSGGEWISSVALEQALTANPAVAEAAVVAVPHERWQERPFALVVLEPGRADTPDELLADLAGRVPRWWLPEGVLVVGELPRTSVGKIDKKVLRAKVAAGGPWQGAG, from the coding sequence GTGAACCAGCCACTCGTGCTCACCGACCTCCTGCGCCGCGCGCGGGAGTTCTTCCTCGCCAAGGAGATCGTCGAGTACGGGGCCGGTGCGCAGCCGCACCGCTACACCAACCGGGACTTCCACGACCGTGTCGTCGCGCTCGCGGGCGCCCTGGTCCGGCTGGGGGTGCGGCCCGGTGACCGGGTCGCCACCCTCGCCTGGAACCACCGCAGGCACCTCGAGCTGTACCACGCCGTGCCGCTCGCGGGTGCCGTGCTGCACACGGTGAACCTGCGGCTGGAACCGACGGAGATCGCGTATGTGATCGGACACGCCGGCGACGTCGTCGTGGTCGCCGACACTTCGTTGCTGCCGAAGCTGGAAGCGGCGCGGGCTGAGCGGCCGGGCCTTCTCGTCGTCACGACGGACGGGCCGGCGCCCGGCACACTGGACTACGAGGCAATCGTGGCCGACGGGCCGCCGCTGCTCGACCCGCCGCACGTCGACGAGAACGCGCTCGCGGCACTCTGCTACACGTCGGGCACCACGGGCTCGCCGAAGGGCGTGGGCTACTCGCACCGTTCGCTGTACCTGCACACGTTCGCGGCTTGTCTCGCCGACGGCCACGCGATCAGCGAACGCGACACCGTGCTGCACGTCGTGCCGATGTTCCACGCCAACGCATGGGGCATCCCGTTCGCCGCGCTCATGACGGGCGCGAAACAGGTGCTGCCCGGTCCCCACCCGGCGCCCGCCCAGATCGCGAAGATCATCGAAACCGAGCGTGTCACCTACACCGGTATGGTGCCGACGGTCGCGGCCGACCTGGTGCGGCACGTCACCACGACCGGCGCCGACGTGAGCAGCCTGCGCGCGCTCGTGCTCGGCGGTTCGCCGCCGGACGACGAACTGCTGCGGGCCCTCGACGAGCTCGGCATCCCGGTGTTCCAGGGCTGGGGGATGACCGAGATCTCGCCCATGGGCACGTTCTCGAAGCCGCTCCCGGCCGTGGTTGATCCCGCGGAACGGCGGCGGTCCGTGCGCAAGCAGGGCCGCTTGCTTCCCGGGTTGCAGTGGCGGCTCGTCGGCGACGACGGCAGGGACCAGCCGCACGACGGCGTTTCCCGGGGCGAATTGCTGATCCGCGGACCGTGGGTCGCCACGCGCTACTTCGGCGGCGAGCACCCGGCGAGCTTCCCGGACGGCTGGCTGCGCACGGGCGACATCGCGACCATCGACACCGACGGGTACCTGGAGATCGTCGACCGCGCCAAGGACCTGATCAAGAGCGGCGGCGAGTGGATCAGCTCCGTCGCGCTGGAACAGGCGCTCACCGCGAACCCCGCGGTGGCCGAGGCGGCCGTCGTCGCCGTGCCGCACGAGCGGTGGCAGGAACGGCCGTTCGCGCTCGTCGTGCTCGAACCCGGCCGTGCGGACACGCCGGACGAACTGCTCGCCGACCTGGCCGGACGCGTGCCGCGCTGGTGGCTGCCCGAGGGGGTGCTGGTCGTCGGCGAGCTGCCGCGCACGAGCGTCGGCAAGATCGACAAGAAGGTGCTGCGGGCCAAGGTGGCCGCGGGCGGACCCTGGCAGGGGGCCGGATGA
- a CDS encoding alpha/beta fold hydrolase — MGYLEVEDGRRVYFEHFRGSGRPIVLIHGWGATARCWDTTTPALRTGGNEVVLLDLRACGRSDNDFADVSISALGSDVVKLVEHLGLREPVVNGWSLGGAVAVDAAVKLGSNCSGVVSTGGATPRYTSTSDWPHGGGVDDVKAVLGAAAADRANTFKGVAEAVCAEPPTPDAIAWLWGMFMEMGPLGDESLLDLAELDQRKILGGLSVPVLFLHGRKDAFVPFSGAEAARDLCTDAKLVEFPDAGHAPFLEDRDTYLAELSGFLKR; from the coding sequence ATGGGCTACTTAGAGGTCGAAGACGGCAGGCGCGTCTACTTCGAGCACTTCCGCGGTTCGGGCCGCCCGATCGTGCTGATCCACGGCTGGGGCGCCACCGCGCGCTGCTGGGACACGACCACGCCCGCCTTGCGCACTGGAGGAAACGAGGTCGTGCTGCTCGACCTGCGCGCGTGCGGCCGGTCCGACAACGACTTCGCCGACGTCTCGATCTCGGCGCTCGGCTCCGACGTGGTGAAGCTCGTGGAGCACCTCGGCCTGCGCGAGCCCGTCGTCAACGGGTGGTCGCTCGGCGGCGCGGTCGCCGTGGACGCGGCGGTGAAGCTCGGGTCCAACTGCTCCGGCGTGGTCTCCACCGGGGGCGCGACCCCGCGGTACACGTCCACTTCGGACTGGCCGCACGGGGGTGGCGTCGACGACGTGAAGGCCGTGCTCGGGGCGGCCGCGGCGGACCGGGCGAACACGTTCAAGGGCGTGGCCGAAGCCGTGTGCGCCGAGCCGCCGACGCCCGACGCGATCGCGTGGCTGTGGGGCATGTTCATGGAGATGGGCCCGCTCGGCGACGAATCGCTGCTGGACCTGGCCGAGCTCGACCAACGCAAGATCCTCGGCGGGCTGAGTGTGCCCGTGCTGTTCCTGCACGGGCGCAAGGACGCGTTCGTGCCGTTCTCGGGCGCCGAAGCCGCGCGTGACCTGTGCACCGACGCGAAGCTCGTCGAGTTCCCGGACGCCGGCCACGCGCCGTTCCTGGAGGACCGCGACACCTACCTCGCCGAGCTCAGCGGCTTCCTCAAGCGATGA
- a CDS encoding flavin reductase family protein, whose product MARAGSGHGTYLVEWSWMETVTGSALGEQFREVMSGVCTPVSVVTALDGRRPHGTTVSAFASLSLAPPMVLVSLDRTSDLLAVVRRGGRFGLNVLESGQAELAKRFARKGMAKFDGVSWELDDDLPRLAGASGWVACRVEKLIEGGDHVVALGLVLAADSVPLAPLTYHARTFGTHTRTDGAP is encoded by the coding sequence GTGGCCCGAGCCGGCTCGGGCCACGGCACCTACCTGGTGGAGTGGAGCTGGATGGAGACCGTGACGGGATCGGCACTGGGCGAACAGTTCCGCGAAGTCATGTCGGGTGTGTGCACGCCGGTTTCGGTGGTGACGGCGCTCGACGGCCGCCGGCCGCACGGCACGACGGTGAGCGCGTTCGCGTCGTTGTCGCTCGCCCCGCCGATGGTGCTCGTGTCGCTCGACCGCACGTCGGACCTGCTGGCTGTGGTGCGCCGCGGCGGGCGGTTCGGGCTGAACGTGCTCGAGAGCGGACAGGCGGAGCTCGCGAAGCGGTTCGCGCGCAAGGGAATGGCGAAGTTCGACGGCGTCAGCTGGGAGCTCGACGACGATCTGCCGCGGTTGGCAGGGGCGTCCGGCTGGGTGGCGTGCCGCGTCGAGAAGCTGATCGAAGGTGGTGACCACGTGGTCGCACTCGGCCTCGTGCTGGCGGCGGATTCGGTGCCGCTCGCGCCGTTGACATACCACGCGCGGACGTTCGGGACGCACACCCGCACGGACGGTGCGCCGTGA
- a CDS encoding SDR family NAD(P)-dependent oxidoreductase has protein sequence MTTWLVTGGSRGIGRAVVDHVAGAGDNVASLARSVGAEPPAVPNRVLEVKGDVTDENSIRRCVEAVTERFGSIDVVVNSAGVHRGRRIDALARSAWDEVLATNLTGAFEVCRAIVPLLSRGSAIVNVGAVVGLRGFPGDAAYGSAKAGLSGLTQVLAVELAQRGIRVNLVIPGFVDTDMTAGLTDRARARIVDKIPAGRIGTAAEIAEVIVAVARATYMTGATVPVDGGLLATFGGG, from the coding sequence ATGACCACCTGGCTCGTCACCGGCGGTTCCCGCGGGATCGGCCGCGCCGTCGTCGACCACGTCGCCGGTGCGGGCGACAACGTGGCGTCGCTGGCGCGCTCGGTCGGCGCCGAACCGCCGGCCGTGCCGAACCGCGTGCTCGAGGTGAAGGGCGACGTCACCGACGAGAACTCGATCCGCCGCTGCGTCGAGGCCGTCACCGAGCGGTTCGGCTCGATCGACGTGGTGGTCAACAGCGCCGGTGTGCACCGCGGCCGCCGCATCGACGCGCTGGCGCGGTCGGCGTGGGACGAAGTGCTCGCGACGAACCTGACCGGCGCGTTCGAGGTCTGCCGCGCGATCGTGCCGCTGCTGAGCCGGGGTTCGGCGATCGTGAACGTCGGCGCGGTCGTCGGCTTGCGCGGATTCCCGGGCGACGCCGCGTACGGCTCGGCGAAGGCGGGGCTGTCGGGGCTCACGCAGGTGCTCGCCGTGGAGCTCGCGCAGCGGGGCATCCGCGTGAACCTCGTGATCCCGGGTTTTGTGGACACCGACATGACCGCCGGGCTCACCGATCGGGCCCGGGCGCGCATCGTCGACAAGATCCCGGCCGGGCGCATCGGCACGGCGGCCGAGATCGCCGAGGTCATCGTGGCCGTCGCCCGCGCCACGTACATGACGGGTGCGACCGTGCCCGTCGACGGCGGCCTGCTCGCCACGTTCGGGGGCGGCTGA
- a CDS encoding LLM class flavin-dependent oxidoreductase has protein sequence MKFGVFYVLECRDHDFRRAYREMLTQIAYAEQLGFDEVWLAEHHGSDYGSMPSPQVAAAAVAERTSRMRIGIAVSNLTFDWPVRVAEDYAMVDVLSNGRLDFGAGRGYQPGEFRNMGVGDRQDVSREVFDEALEIVRGLWRKRAGEPFSFHGKHFDLTDVDCRPTPVQRPTPPMYVASISPETFHLAAAQGYNLLVTPTLMTLPELNQLVVDIKRSLISNGRDPLSLDFPMNWQVHLADTTAEAVENVAEPLSWYYRHVLDLVPSGPHPPHTYERYAELVAASEEAGGPKLDALRESGVVYAGDPAGLVAEIETLYEETGLQHLICWMRFGGLAHEKVLHSLELFAEHVLPRFRDRPPVVPRALRAEVAATH, from the coding sequence ATGAAGTTCGGCGTCTTCTACGTGCTCGAGTGCCGCGACCACGACTTCCGCCGCGCGTACCGCGAGATGCTGACGCAGATCGCGTACGCCGAGCAGCTCGGGTTCGACGAGGTCTGGCTCGCCGAGCACCACGGCAGCGACTACGGCTCGATGCCGTCGCCGCAGGTCGCGGCGGCCGCCGTGGCCGAGCGGACGAGCCGCATGCGCATCGGCATCGCGGTCAGCAACCTCACCTTCGACTGGCCCGTGCGCGTCGCCGAGGACTACGCGATGGTGGACGTGCTCTCCAACGGCCGGCTCGACTTCGGTGCCGGCCGCGGCTACCAGCCGGGCGAGTTCCGCAACATGGGCGTCGGCGACCGCCAGGACGTGAGCCGCGAAGTGTTCGACGAGGCGCTGGAGATCGTGCGCGGGCTGTGGCGAAAGCGCGCGGGTGAGCCATTTTCCTTCCACGGCAAGCATTTCGACCTCACCGACGTCGACTGCCGGCCCACCCCCGTGCAGCGGCCGACCCCGCCGATGTACGTCGCGTCGATCAGTCCCGAGACCTTCCACCTGGCGGCGGCGCAGGGGTACAACCTGCTGGTCACGCCGACGTTGATGACGTTGCCGGAGCTGAACCAGCTTGTCGTGGACATCAAGCGCTCGCTCATCTCGAACGGCCGCGACCCGCTGTCGCTCGACTTCCCGATGAACTGGCAGGTCCATCTCGCCGACACCACGGCCGAGGCCGTCGAGAACGTCGCCGAACCGCTGTCCTGGTACTACCGCCACGTGCTCGACCTCGTGCCGAGCGGGCCGCACCCACCGCACACGTACGAGCGCTACGCCGAACTGGTGGCCGCGTCGGAGGAAGCCGGCGGGCCGAAGCTCGACGCGCTGCGCGAGAGCGGTGTCGTCTACGCGGGCGACCCGGCCGGCCTCGTCGCCGAGATCGAGACGCTGTACGAGGAAACCGGGCTGCAGCACCTCATCTGCTGGATGCGCTTCGGTGGCCTCGCGCACGAAAAGGTGCTGCACTCGCTCGAACTGTTCGCCGAGCACGTCCTGCCCCGCTTTCGCGACCGCCCGCCGGTCGTGCCGCGGGCGTTGCGGGCCGAAGTCGCTGCCACCCACTGA
- a CDS encoding acyl-CoA dehydrogenase family protein, which translates to MTWDFSTEPEFAAKLDWAREFVRSEIYPLEVLDLDHQGFRRIAKPLQQQVKDHGLWAAHLGPELGGQGYGQLKLGLLHEILGTSEFAPYVFGCQAPDSGNAELLAIAGTEAQKVRWMRPLLDGTLLSAFSMTEQGTGSDPRQFTTNALLEGDEWVLNGAKWFVGNASRADFHIVMAVTEPGADPHHRMSMLIVPTTAAGITTREIGLMNDPEHRNPIWSHCEVGYDNVRIPRENLLGERGEAFALAQKRLGPGRIHHCMRWIGVCRRAFDMLCERAVSIDVHGGPLADKQTIQNWVADSAAQIESARLLTLHTAWQIDQVGAQAARTGIAMIKYHGATVLHDVIDRAIQVHGSLGFSTDMPLEQMYRWARAARIYDGPDEVHRVTVARRLLKPYQPAKVPTEHIPTRRAAALERFREQLDLAL; encoded by the coding sequence ATGACCTGGGACTTCTCCACGGAACCGGAGTTCGCGGCGAAGCTGGACTGGGCGCGGGAGTTCGTGCGCAGCGAGATCTACCCGCTGGAGGTGCTCGACCTCGACCACCAGGGGTTCCGGCGCATCGCGAAACCGTTGCAGCAGCAGGTGAAGGACCACGGGTTGTGGGCCGCGCACCTGGGGCCCGAGCTGGGCGGCCAGGGCTACGGGCAGCTGAAGCTCGGGCTGCTGCACGAGATCCTCGGCACCAGCGAGTTCGCGCCGTACGTCTTCGGGTGCCAGGCGCCGGACTCCGGCAACGCCGAGCTGCTGGCCATCGCGGGGACCGAGGCGCAGAAAGTCCGGTGGATGCGGCCGTTGCTCGACGGCACGCTGCTGTCGGCCTTCTCCATGACCGAGCAGGGCACCGGCTCCGACCCGCGCCAGTTCACCACGAACGCCCTGCTCGAGGGCGACGAGTGGGTGCTCAACGGCGCGAAGTGGTTCGTGGGCAACGCTTCCCGCGCCGACTTCCACATCGTGATGGCCGTGACGGAGCCCGGCGCCGATCCGCACCACCGCATGTCGATGCTGATCGTCCCGACCACCGCGGCGGGGATCACCACGCGCGAGATCGGGCTGATGAACGACCCGGAGCACCGCAACCCCATCTGGTCGCACTGCGAGGTCGGGTACGACAACGTGCGGATCCCGCGGGAGAACCTGCTCGGCGAGCGCGGTGAAGCGTTCGCGCTCGCGCAGAAACGCCTGGGGCCCGGGCGCATCCACCACTGCATGCGCTGGATCGGCGTGTGCCGGCGCGCGTTCGACATGCTGTGCGAGCGCGCGGTGAGCATCGACGTGCACGGCGGGCCGCTCGCGGACAAGCAGACGATCCAGAACTGGGTCGCCGACAGCGCCGCGCAGATCGAGTCCGCGCGCCTGCTCACGCTGCACACCGCGTGGCAGATCGACCAGGTCGGGGCGCAGGCCGCGCGGACCGGGATCGCGATGATCAAGTACCACGGCGCCACCGTGCTGCACGACGTGATCGACCGCGCGATCCAGGTCCACGGCTCGCTCGGGTTCTCCACCGACATGCCGCTGGAGCAGATGTACCGCTGGGCGCGCGCGGCCCGCATCTACGACGGGCCGGACGAGGTGCACCGCGTGACCGTCGCGCGGCGGCTGCTCAAGCCGTACCAGCCGGCGAAGGTGCCGACGGAGCACATCCCGACGCGGCGGGCCGCGGCGCTGGAGCGCTTCCGCGAGCAGCTGGACCTGGCGTTATGA
- a CDS encoding LLM class flavin-dependent oxidoreductase, translating to MTDQEVNFGLWYDFRNPEQWFRPFSTLYREALDQLAWAESIGIGSVWLTEHHFCEDGYTPSPYTLAAAIGERTKRMRIGTNLVIAPLHNPVRLAEDAATLSLLTGGRFDLGLGQGYWAPEFAAFDRNLKHRPSLLEESVAVIRQAWSGEEKPFEGKRFQLPSVKITPKPETTPKLLVGAMAEPAIERAARISDGFLSTQNAHQQSYVDALDRVGKSSADGEIYAGQWAVIAEDPEREWARIGQHALYQLNNYIQWGAFGPPDVVPKFETADQIVEGGAFQLWDPATAVDELTALLRGRPQIKDVHFWAQLPGEPVDSGSARIELLATKIVPQVRSRLADNTETAEVAG from the coding sequence GTGACCGATCAAGAAGTCAACTTCGGGCTCTGGTACGACTTCCGCAACCCCGAGCAGTGGTTCCGGCCGTTCTCCACCCTCTACCGCGAGGCGCTGGACCAGCTCGCGTGGGCGGAGAGCATCGGCATCGGCTCGGTGTGGCTGACGGAGCACCACTTCTGCGAGGACGGCTACACGCCCTCGCCCTACACGCTCGCGGCCGCCATCGGCGAGCGCACGAAGAGAATGCGCATCGGCACGAACCTGGTGATCGCGCCGCTGCACAACCCGGTGCGCCTCGCCGAGGACGCCGCCACGCTGTCGCTGCTCACCGGCGGCCGCTTCGACCTCGGGCTCGGTCAGGGCTACTGGGCTCCCGAATTCGCCGCGTTCGACCGCAACCTCAAGCACCGGCCGAGCCTGCTCGAAGAGAGCGTCGCGGTGATCCGCCAGGCGTGGTCGGGTGAGGAGAAACCGTTCGAGGGCAAGCGGTTCCAGCTGCCTTCGGTGAAGATCACGCCGAAGCCCGAGACGACGCCGAAGCTGCTCGTCGGCGCGATGGCCGAGCCGGCCATCGAACGCGCGGCGCGCATCTCCGACGGGTTCCTCAGCACCCAGAACGCGCACCAGCAGTCCTATGTGGACGCCCTGGATCGCGTGGGCAAGTCCTCGGCCGACGGCGAGATCTACGCCGGTCAGTGGGCCGTGATCGCGGAGGACCCGGAACGCGAGTGGGCGCGCATCGGGCAGCACGCGCTGTACCAGCTGAACAACTACATCCAGTGGGGTGCGTTCGGCCCGCCGGACGTCGTGCCGAAGTTCGAGACCGCGGACCAGATCGTCGAAGGCGGCGCGTTCCAGCTGTGGGACCCGGCCACGGCCGTCGACGAGCTGACGGCGCTGCTGCGCGGCCGGCCGCAGATCAAGGACGTGCACTTCTGGGCCCAGCTGCCCGGCGAACCGGTGGACAGCGGTTCGGCGCGCATCGAACTGCTCGCGACGAAGATCGTGCCGCAGGTCCGTTCGCGGCTGGCCGATAACACCGAGACGGCGGAGGTGGCGGGGTGA